One part of the Streptomyces sp. AM 2-1-1 genome encodes these proteins:
- a CDS encoding DUF3097 domain-containing protein, with protein MRSYQPDLTPPWKRSAPVPEVPAEPDLVVEEVSTGFCGAVIRCEKSAQGPVVTLEDRFGKHRVFPMEPRGFLLEGRVVTLVRPSSGGPVTPARTASGSVAVPGARARVARAGRIYVEGRHDAELVERVWGDDLRIEGVVVEYLEGIDDLPAIVREFAPGPDARLGVLVDHLVSGSKESRLAARVTDPHVLVVGHPFIDVWEAVKPASVGIPGWPSVPRGQDWKTGVCRALGWPENTGAAWQRILSGVRSYRDLEPQLLGRVEELIDFVTLAE; from the coding sequence ATGCGCAGCTACCAGCCGGACCTGACCCCGCCGTGGAAGAGGTCCGCCCCCGTGCCCGAGGTGCCCGCCGAACCGGATCTGGTCGTGGAGGAGGTCTCCACCGGGTTCTGCGGGGCGGTGATCCGCTGCGAGAAGTCCGCCCAGGGGCCGGTGGTGACGCTGGAGGACCGGTTCGGCAAGCACCGGGTCTTCCCCATGGAGCCGCGCGGATTCCTGCTGGAGGGGCGGGTGGTGACGCTCGTGCGCCCGTCGTCCGGTGGTCCGGTGACGCCCGCCCGTACGGCCTCCGGGTCGGTGGCCGTGCCCGGCGCGCGGGCCCGGGTGGCTCGGGCCGGGCGGATCTACGTGGAGGGCCGGCACGACGCGGAGCTGGTCGAGCGGGTGTGGGGCGACGACCTGCGGATCGAGGGGGTGGTCGTGGAGTACCTGGAGGGCATCGACGATCTCCCGGCGATTGTGCGGGAGTTCGCGCCGGGTCCGGACGCGCGGCTCGGGGTGCTGGTGGACCATCTCGTGTCCGGTTCCAAGGAGTCACGCCTCGCGGCCCGGGTGACCGATCCGCACGTGCTGGTGGTCGGACACCCCTTCATCGACGTGTGGGAGGCCGTGAAGCCGGCCTCGGTGGGGATCCCCGGCTGGCCGTCCGTACCGCGCGGGCAGGACTGGAAGACGGGGGTGTGCCGGGCGCTGGGGTGGCCGGAGAACACCGGGGCGGCCTGGCAGCGGATCCTGTCGGGGGTCCGCTCGTACCGGGACCTCGAGCCCCAGCTCCTGGGGCGGGTCGAAGAGCTGATCGACTTCGTCACGCTCGCGGAGTGA
- a CDS encoding MBL fold metallo-hydrolase: protein MDLSWEELGWERLGHGVGRRRLPGWDATAALVAGADRALVVDTGASLREGVGLRMRAQRLLGRRVTHVALTHPHFDHVFGTAAFAGTEVFGAYGVAALMRRSVDEMHADAVREGLPEHDAAAAVDALVLPGREVCHRWTLDLGGGREVVLANVGPGHTGHDLAVLVPGSGASGAPAVVLCGDLIEESGEPQTGPDSVPARWPAALDRLLALGGEDAVYVPGHGAVVDAAFVRAQREVLAERFGVE from the coding sequence ATGGACCTCTCTTGGGAAGAGCTGGGCTGGGAGCGGTTGGGCCACGGTGTGGGCCGTCGGCGTCTTCCCGGCTGGGACGCGACCGCGGCCCTGGTCGCCGGCGCGGACCGCGCACTGGTGGTGGACACCGGTGCGAGCCTGCGCGAGGGCGTCGGGCTGCGGATGCGGGCGCAGCGCCTGCTGGGCCGGCGGGTGACGCACGTCGCACTGACCCATCCGCACTTCGACCACGTCTTCGGTACGGCGGCCTTCGCGGGAACCGAGGTGTTCGGTGCGTACGGGGTGGCGGCGCTGATGCGGCGGTCGGTGGACGAGATGCACGCCGATGCGGTCCGCGAAGGGCTGCCCGAGCACGACGCGGCGGCGGCGGTGGACGCGCTGGTGCTCCCGGGCCGTGAGGTGTGCCACCGGTGGACGCTCGACCTCGGCGGTGGGCGGGAGGTGGTGCTCGCCAATGTGGGACCCGGTCACACCGGGCACGACCTGGCGGTGCTGGTACCCGGGTCCGGGGCGTCGGGGGCGCCGGCGGTGGTGCTCTGCGGGGACCTGATCGAGGAGTCCGGCGAGCCGCAGACGGGCCCGGACTCGGTGCCGGCCCGGTGGCCGGCGGCGCTGGACCGGCTGCTGGCGCTGGGCGGCGAGGACGCGGTGTACGTGCCGGGGCACGGGGCGGTGGTGGACGCCGCGTTCGTGCGGGCGCAGCGGGAGGTGCTGGCGGAGCGCTTCGGCGTGGAGTGA
- the hrcA gene encoding heat-inducible transcriptional repressor HrcA: MLSERRLEVLRAIVQDYVGTEEPVGSKALTERHRLGVSPATVRNDMAVLEDEGFIAQPHTSAGRIPTDKGYRLFVDRLAGVKPLSSPERRAIHNFLDGAVDLDDVVGRTVRLLAQLTRQVAIVQYPSLTRSTVRHVELLALSPARLMLVLITDTGRVEQRMIDCPAPFGETSLADLRARLNSRAAGRRFSDVPQLVQDLPESFENEDRGTVSTVLTTLLETLVEETEERLMIGGTSNLTRFGHDFPLVIRPVLEALEEQVVLLKLLGEATDSGMTVRIGHENAHEGLTSTSVVTVGYGSGDEAVAKLGVVGPTRMDYPGTMGAVRAVARYVGQILAES, from the coding sequence ATGCTCAGCGAACGCAGACTTGAAGTGCTGCGCGCCATCGTCCAGGACTACGTCGGCACCGAGGAGCCCGTCGGCTCCAAGGCGCTCACCGAGCGGCACCGGCTCGGGGTCTCCCCGGCCACCGTCCGCAACGACATGGCGGTCCTGGAGGACGAGGGCTTCATCGCCCAGCCCCACACCAGCGCCGGGCGCATCCCCACCGACAAGGGGTACCGCCTCTTCGTCGACCGGCTGGCGGGCGTCAAGCCCCTGTCGTCGCCGGAGCGCCGGGCGATCCACAACTTCCTCGACGGGGCGGTCGACCTCGACGACGTGGTGGGACGCACGGTACGGCTGCTCGCGCAGCTGACCCGTCAGGTCGCCATCGTGCAGTACCCCTCGCTGACCCGTTCGACGGTGCGGCACGTGGAGCTGCTGGCCCTGTCACCAGCCCGGCTGATGCTGGTCCTGATCACCGACACCGGCCGGGTCGAACAGCGTATGATCGACTGCCCCGCGCCGTTCGGCGAGACCTCTCTCGCCGATCTGCGGGCCCGGCTCAACAGCAGAGCCGCGGGACGCCGCTTCAGCGATGTCCCGCAGCTCGTGCAGGACCTGCCGGAATCCTTCGAGAACGAGGACCGCGGGACTGTTTCCACGGTCCTGACCACCCTCCTCGAAACGTTGGTCGAGGAGACGGAGGAGCGGCTGATGATCGGCGGCACCTCCAACCTCACCCGCTTCGGGCACGACTTCCCCCTGGTGATCCGGCCCGTGCTGGAAGCGCTGGAGGAGCAGGTCGTCCTGCTGAAGCTGCTCGGTGAGGCCACGGACTCGGGCATGACCGTACGGATCGGGCACGAGAACGCCCACGAGGGCCTCACCTCCACGTCCGTCGTCACGGTCGGCTACGGTTCGGGCGACGAGGCAGTCGCCAAACTCGGCGTGGTCGGACCGACCCGCATGGACTACCCCGGAACGATGGGAGCGGTACGCGCAGTGGCACGTTACGTCGGACAGATCCTGGCGGAGTCGTAA
- the dnaJ gene encoding molecular chaperone DnaJ → MATDYYAVLGVRRDASQDEIKKAFRRLARELHPDVNPDPKTQERFKEINAAYEVLSDPQKKQVFDLGGDPLSASGGGGGAGGFGAGGFGNFSDIMDAFFGTASQRGPRSRTRRGQDAMIRLEIDLSEAAFGTTKDIQVDTAVVCTTCSGEGAAPGTSAQTCDMCRGRGEVSQVTRSFLGQVMTSRPCPQCQGFGTVVPTPCPECAGDGRIRSRRTLTVKIPAGVDNGTRIQLAGEGEVGPGGGPAGDLYVEIHELPHSTFQRRGDDLHCTVTIPMTAGALGTKVPLETLDGVEEIDIRPGTQSGQSVPLHGRGITHLRGNGRGDLIVHVEVLTPAKLDAEQERLLRELAKLRGEERPTGQFQPGQQGLFSRLKDAFNGR, encoded by the coding sequence GTGGCCACCGACTACTACGCCGTGCTCGGCGTACGGCGCGACGCGTCGCAGGACGAGATCAAGAAGGCATTCCGTCGGCTCGCCCGCGAGCTGCACCCGGATGTCAACCCCGATCCGAAGACCCAGGAGCGGTTCAAGGAGATCAACGCCGCTTACGAGGTGCTCTCGGACCCGCAGAAGAAGCAGGTCTTCGACCTCGGCGGGGACCCGCTGTCGGCCTCGGGCGGCGGCGGTGGCGCGGGCGGCTTCGGCGCCGGCGGCTTCGGCAACTTCTCCGACATCATGGACGCCTTCTTCGGCACGGCGTCGCAGCGCGGGCCCCGTTCGCGCACGCGGCGCGGCCAGGACGCCATGATCCGGCTGGAGATCGACCTCTCCGAGGCCGCCTTCGGCACCACCAAGGACATCCAGGTCGACACCGCCGTCGTCTGCACCACGTGCAGCGGCGAGGGCGCGGCCCCCGGCACCTCGGCCCAGACCTGCGACATGTGCCGCGGTCGCGGCGAGGTCTCGCAGGTCACCCGGTCCTTCCTCGGCCAGGTCATGACCTCGCGGCCCTGCCCGCAGTGCCAGGGCTTCGGCACCGTCGTGCCGACCCCCTGCCCCGAGTGCGCCGGCGACGGCCGCATCCGCTCGCGGCGCACCCTCACGGTCAAGATCCCCGCGGGTGTCGACAACGGCACGCGCATCCAGCTCGCCGGCGAGGGCGAGGTCGGCCCCGGTGGTGGTCCGGCCGGTGACCTCTACGTCGAGATCCACGAGCTGCCGCACTCCACCTTCCAGCGGCGCGGTGACGACCTGCACTGCACGGTCACCATCCCCATGACGGCGGGCGCCCTCGGCACGAAGGTGCCGCTGGAGACGCTCGACGGCGTGGAGGAGATCGACATCAGGCCCGGCACCCAGTCCGGCCAGTCCGTACCCCTGCACGGGCGCGGCATCACGCACCTGCGCGGGAACGGCCGGGGCGACCTCATCGTGCACGTCGAGGTGCTGACCCCCGCCAAGCTCGACGCGGAGCAGGAACGCCTGCTGCGCGAGCTGGCCAAGCTGCGCGGCGAGGAGCGGCCCACCGGGCAGTTCCAGCCCGGACAGCAGGGACTCTTCTCCCGTCTGAAGGACGCCTTCAACGGTCGCTGA
- a CDS encoding nitronate monooxygenase produces the protein MSSLTDLCRYPIVQAPMAGGASCPQLVTAVAEAGGLGFLAAGYKTADAVRREVREVRGATGGAFGVNLFMPQPALADPGVVAEYGHRLAGESASYDTPLGDPTGADTSDGYDAKVAVLLEEPVPVVSFTFGCPTRDTLDAFARAGTYTIVTVTTAEEARDAQWAGADAVCAQGIEAGGHQSTHEDDPQADHTGIGLLSLITQVRETVQMPVVAAGGMMRGAQIAAALTAGADAVQLGTAFLACPESGAHPLHKQALTNPLFVRTALTRAFSGRPARGLVNRFVRDHDPYAPAAYPQVHHLTSGLRKAAAKAGDAEAMALWAGQGHRMARELPAGELVELLAEELRTAGLRSEQ, from the coding sequence ATGTCCTCCCTGACCGATCTCTGCCGGTATCCGATCGTGCAGGCCCCGATGGCGGGCGGCGCGTCCTGCCCTCAGCTCGTCACCGCCGTCGCCGAAGCCGGCGGCCTCGGGTTCCTCGCCGCGGGCTACAAGACGGCCGACGCGGTGCGCCGGGAGGTCCGGGAGGTCCGCGGAGCGACCGGCGGCGCCTTCGGCGTGAACCTCTTCATGCCGCAGCCCGCCCTCGCCGACCCCGGCGTCGTGGCGGAGTACGGCCACCGGCTGGCCGGCGAGTCCGCCTCGTACGACACCCCGCTCGGCGACCCCACCGGCGCCGACACCTCCGACGGTTACGACGCCAAGGTGGCGGTCCTCCTGGAGGAGCCCGTCCCGGTGGTGTCCTTCACCTTCGGCTGCCCCACCCGCGACACCCTGGACGCCTTCGCCCGCGCGGGCACCTACACGATCGTCACGGTCACCACCGCCGAAGAGGCGCGCGACGCCCAGTGGGCCGGGGCCGACGCCGTCTGCGCCCAGGGCATCGAGGCGGGCGGCCACCAGTCCACCCACGAGGACGACCCGCAGGCCGACCACACCGGCATCGGACTGCTCTCCCTGATCACCCAGGTCCGCGAGACCGTGCAGATGCCGGTCGTCGCGGCGGGCGGGATGATGCGCGGCGCGCAGATCGCCGCCGCCCTCACCGCCGGAGCCGACGCCGTCCAGCTGGGCACCGCGTTCCTCGCCTGCCCCGAGTCCGGCGCGCACCCGCTGCACAAGCAGGCGCTGACCAACCCGCTCTTCGTGCGCACCGCGCTCACCCGCGCCTTCTCCGGCCGCCCCGCCCGCGGCCTCGTCAACCGCTTCGTCCGCGACCACGACCCGTACGCCCCGGCCGCCTACCCCCAGGTCCACCACCTCACCTCGGGGCTGCGCAAGGCGGCGGCGAAGGCGGGGGACGCCGAGGCGATGGCGCTCTGGGCGGGGCAGGGCCACCGGATGGCACGCGAGCTGCCCGCCGGCGAACTCGTCGAACTGCTCGCGGAGGAACTGCGCACCGCCGGCCTGAGGAGTGAACAGTGA
- a CDS encoding 16S rRNA (uracil(1498)-N(3))-methyltransferase gives MTAPVFVVEQMPSGPEFVLDGPEGRHAVTVKRLQPGEDVVLTDGTGHWAEGVVRATEGKDRLIVTDLESVMEEEPPAPRITVVQALPKGDRGEVAVETMTETGVDAIVPWQAGRCITQWKGDRGLKALAKWRSTAREAGKQSRRVRFPEVADAMTTRQVAALLAAADFAGVLHEDRACAGEPLATAELPESGEIVLVVGPEGGVSPQELELFTAAGAGTYRLGRSVLRTSTAGTAATALLLGRTGRWG, from the coding sequence GTGACCGCACCCGTCTTCGTCGTCGAACAGATGCCCAGCGGGCCCGAGTTCGTGCTGGACGGCCCCGAGGGACGGCACGCCGTCACCGTGAAACGGCTCCAGCCGGGCGAGGACGTCGTACTGACGGACGGCACCGGCCACTGGGCCGAGGGCGTCGTGCGCGCCACGGAGGGCAAGGACCGGCTGATCGTCACGGACCTGGAGTCGGTGATGGAGGAGGAGCCGCCCGCTCCCCGGATCACCGTCGTCCAGGCCCTGCCCAAGGGTGACCGGGGCGAGGTCGCCGTCGAGACGATGACCGAGACCGGCGTCGACGCGATCGTGCCCTGGCAGGCCGGCCGCTGCATCACCCAGTGGAAGGGCGACCGCGGACTCAAGGCGCTCGCCAAATGGCGCTCCACCGCCCGCGAGGCGGGCAAGCAGTCCCGCCGGGTGCGGTTCCCGGAGGTCGCCGACGCCATGACCACCAGACAGGTCGCCGCCCTGCTCGCCGCCGCCGACTTCGCGGGCGTGCTCCACGAGGACCGCGCCTGCGCCGGCGAACCGCTGGCCACCGCCGAGCTGCCCGAGTCCGGCGAGATCGTGCTCGTCGTCGGCCCGGAGGGCGGGGTCTCGCCCCAGGAACTCGAGCTCTTCACCGCCGCCGGAGCCGGCACGTACCGGCTGGGCCGCAGCGTGCTGCGCACCTCCACCGCCGGCACGGCGGCGACCGCGCTGCTGCTGGGGCGCACCGGCCGCTGGGGCTGA
- a CDS encoding histidine triad nucleotide-binding protein, which yields MAGEPQTDCLFCKIVSGEVPATVVRESDTTVAFRDINPQAPTHVLVIPKVHYPDAASLAAAEPRIAADVLREAGAVATEEMVDGHGYRVVFNTGAGAGQTVFHAHAHVLGGRGLQWPPG from the coding sequence ATGGCGGGAGAGCCGCAGACCGACTGCCTGTTCTGCAAGATCGTCTCCGGGGAGGTCCCGGCGACCGTCGTCCGCGAGAGCGACACCACCGTCGCCTTCCGCGACATCAACCCCCAGGCGCCGACCCACGTCCTGGTCATTCCCAAGGTCCACTACCCGGACGCCGCCTCGCTCGCCGCCGCCGAACCGCGGATCGCCGCCGACGTGCTGCGCGAGGCCGGAGCGGTCGCCACCGAGGAGATGGTCGACGGACACGGCTACCGCGTCGTCTTCAACACCGGCGCCGGAGCCGGCCAGACCGTCTTCCACGCGCACGCGCACGTCCTGGGCGGCCGCGGCCTCCAGTGGCCCCCCGGCTGA
- a CDS encoding ribonuclease Z yields the protein MSTRELVVLGTASQVPTRHRNHNGYLLRWDGEGILFDPGEGTQRQMLRAGVAAHDIDRICVTHFHGDHSLGLAGVIQRINLDRVPHPVTAHYPASGQHFFDRLRYATAYRETVELNEVPVAADGVLATTDAYTLDSRRLSHPVESYGYRLTEPDSRRMVPALLAAHGIAGPDIGRIQREGVLGGVPLDAVSEHRAGQRFAFVMDTRLCDGVYGLAEGCDLLVIESTFLDEDIALATDHGHLTAGQVGRVAAEAGVRHLVLTHFSQRYDDPEPFGIQARAAGFEGGLTVAQDLTRVPVPTRHH from the coding sequence GTGTCCACACGTGAGCTGGTGGTGCTCGGCACCGCCAGCCAGGTCCCCACCCGCCACCGCAACCACAACGGCTACCTGCTGCGCTGGGACGGCGAGGGCATCCTCTTCGACCCGGGCGAGGGCACCCAGCGCCAGATGCTGCGGGCCGGTGTCGCCGCGCACGACATCGACCGGATCTGCGTCACCCACTTCCACGGCGACCACTCGCTTGGGCTGGCCGGAGTGATCCAGCGGATCAACCTCGACCGGGTACCGCACCCCGTCACCGCCCACTACCCGGCGAGCGGGCAGCACTTCTTCGACCGGCTCCGGTACGCCACCGCCTACCGCGAGACCGTCGAGCTGAACGAGGTCCCGGTCGCCGCCGACGGGGTGCTCGCCACCACCGACGCGTACACCCTCGACTCCCGCCGGCTGTCGCACCCCGTCGAGTCCTACGGCTACCGCCTCACCGAGCCAGACTCCCGCCGCATGGTCCCGGCACTCCTCGCCGCCCACGGCATCGCCGGGCCGGACATCGGCCGCATCCAGCGCGAGGGCGTCCTCGGCGGTGTCCCGCTCGACGCCGTCTCCGAGCACCGGGCGGGCCAGCGGTTCGCGTTCGTCATGGACACCCGGCTGTGCGACGGTGTGTACGGGCTCGCCGAGGGATGCGACCTGCTCGTCATCGAGTCGACCTTCCTCGACGAAGACATCGCCCTGGCCACCGACCACGGCCACCTGACCGCCGGCCAGGTGGGCCGGGTGGCCGCCGAAGCGGGCGTACGCCACCTCGTACTCACCCACTTCTCCCAGCGGTACGACGACCCGGAACCCTTCGGGATCCAGGCCCGTGCCGCCGGGTTCGAGGGCGGACTGACCGTCGCCCAGGACCTGACCCGCGTACCGGTGCCGACCCGGCACCACTGA
- a CDS encoding adenosine deaminase yields the protein MHLPKAELHLHIEGTLEPELAFELARRNGVTLPHATTEELRTAYLFDDLQSFLDLYYALMAVLRTEEDFAELADAYLTRAAAQGVRHAEIFFDPQAHTARGVPIGTVIEGLGRALDRSEEKHGISTRLILCFLRDQSAESALETLEAATPYLHRITAVGLDSAEVGHPPAKFREVYEKAGELGLRKVAHAGEEGPPEYIREALDILGVERIDHGLRCMEDPELVARLVADRIPLTLCPLSNVRLRAIDTLEEHPLPAMLAAGLHCTVNSDDPAYFGGYVGDTFHAVHEALALDHEQLRTLARNSFEAAFLDHDEERRARYLSEVEAYAFD from the coding sequence GTGCACCTCCCCAAGGCAGAGCTCCACCTCCACATCGAAGGCACCCTCGAACCCGAGCTGGCCTTCGAACTGGCCCGGCGCAACGGGGTGACCCTGCCCCACGCCACCACCGAGGAGCTGCGCACCGCGTACCTCTTCGACGACCTGCAGAGCTTCCTCGACCTGTACTACGCGCTGATGGCGGTGCTGCGGACCGAGGAGGACTTCGCCGAACTCGCCGACGCCTACCTCACCCGCGCCGCCGCCCAGGGCGTACGGCACGCGGAGATCTTCTTCGACCCGCAGGCGCACACCGCCCGGGGCGTACCCATCGGCACGGTCATCGAGGGACTCGGCCGCGCGCTCGACCGCAGCGAGGAGAAGCACGGCATCTCCACCCGGCTCATCCTGTGTTTCCTGCGCGACCAGTCGGCCGAGTCGGCCCTGGAGACGCTGGAGGCCGCGACGCCGTACCTGCACCGCATCACCGCCGTCGGCCTCGACTCCGCCGAGGTCGGCCACCCGCCGGCGAAGTTCCGCGAGGTCTACGAGAAGGCCGGCGAGCTCGGCCTGCGCAAGGTCGCCCACGCCGGCGAGGAGGGCCCGCCGGAGTACATCCGCGAGGCCCTGGACATCCTCGGCGTCGAACGGATCGACCACGGGCTGCGCTGCATGGAGGACCCCGAACTGGTCGCCCGGCTCGTCGCCGACCGGATCCCGCTCACCCTCTGCCCGCTCTCCAACGTCCGGCTGCGCGCCATCGACACCCTGGAGGAGCACCCGCTGCCCGCCATGCTGGCGGCCGGGCTCCACTGCACGGTGAACTCCGACGACCCGGCCTACTTCGGCGGTTACGTCGGAGACACCTTCCACGCTGTCCACGAGGCGCTCGCCCTCGACCACGAACAGCTGCGCACCCTGGCCCGCAACTCCTTCGAGGCGGCCTTCCTCGACCACGACGAGGAGCGCAGGGCCCGCTACCTGTCCGAGGTCGAGGCGTACGCGTTCGACTGA
- a CDS encoding MFS transporter, whose product MSPRPHAAWPLVAVFTAGYLAAYLLPTVVGRLSAHLGLTTAQAGLVGSALLLSSASAGFSLAGRVERFGSRGPARLGLVLAVTGYGCAALTTSVPLVVLGAAVGGFGSGTATAVAASGIAARSDPHRTSSLGLLSVSATAGALYLTIPHLGGGHRLPFAAIALVALLVWPATSRLTPPDPVATTGTPATGRLPHRRSGLLLAGGMLVWSMAQNALWGVSSRIGVDQVGLSEVTVGAVFAAALGAGLLGVVGAGALGARLGRAVPIGLGTVVIAGSIVLSASARGLGSFATGEVLWNTVYPVVLSYLIGLAASLDVRGRWAVLAGSASSVGVACGPVLGSVLSEGAGFPAMGLVLGAVTLLVAAPMTAVALQAGGRPLVPGSVRRRGGAPAALLAATTGGGLPGAVPKLGAPEQAVTEIAVPALRRRRLGRSAFRTAGPAGGPGQSNAYASTSDR is encoded by the coding sequence ATGTCCCCGCGCCCGCACGCCGCGTGGCCCTTGGTCGCCGTGTTCACCGCCGGTTACCTCGCCGCCTATCTGCTCCCCACCGTCGTCGGGCGTCTCAGCGCCCATCTGGGCCTGACGACCGCTCAGGCGGGCCTCGTCGGCAGCGCCCTGCTGCTCAGTTCGGCCTCCGCGGGCTTCTCGCTGGCGGGCCGCGTCGAGCGGTTCGGCTCACGCGGCCCCGCCCGGCTCGGGCTGGTCCTCGCGGTCACCGGGTACGGCTGCGCCGCCCTGACCACCTCGGTGCCGCTGGTGGTGCTGGGCGCGGCGGTCGGCGGTTTCGGCTCCGGCACGGCCACCGCGGTGGCCGCCTCCGGGATCGCCGCGCGGAGCGACCCGCACCGCACCTCCTCGCTCGGGCTGCTCAGCGTCTCCGCGACCGCCGGCGCCCTCTACCTGACGATCCCGCACCTCGGCGGCGGCCACCGGCTGCCCTTCGCCGCCATCGCCCTGGTCGCCCTGCTGGTCTGGCCGGCCACCTCGCGGCTCACCCCGCCGGATCCGGTCGCCACCACCGGGACCCCCGCCACCGGCCGTCTGCCGCACCGGCGTTCGGGTCTCCTGCTGGCGGGCGGCATGCTCGTCTGGTCGATGGCGCAGAACGCGCTCTGGGGCGTCAGCAGCCGGATCGGCGTCGACCAGGTGGGGCTCTCCGAGGTCACCGTCGGCGCCGTGTTCGCCGCCGCGCTGGGCGCCGGGCTGCTCGGGGTCGTGGGCGCGGGGGCGCTGGGGGCCCGGCTCGGCCGCGCGGTCCCGATCGGCCTCGGCACGGTCGTCATCGCGGGGAGCATCGTGCTCAGTGCCTCGGCGCGCGGCCTCGGTTCGTTCGCGACCGGTGAGGTGCTCTGGAACACCGTCTACCCGGTGGTCCTCTCCTACCTGATCGGGCTGGCCGCCTCGCTCGACGTGCGGGGCCGCTGGGCGGTCCTCGCCGGTTCCGCCTCGTCGGTCGGGGTGGCCTGCGGGCCAGTGCTGGGGAGCGTGCTCTCCGAGGGGGCCGGGTTCCCCGCGATGGGCCTGGTCCTCGGGGCGGTGACCCTGCTGGTGGCGGCTCCGATGACGGCGGTGGCGCTGCAGGCCGGCGGGCGGCCGCTGGTGCCGGGTTCGGTGCGGCGCCGCGGTGGGGCGCCGGCCGCGCTGCTGGCCGCCACGACGGGCGGCGGCCTGCCGGGGGCCGTACCGAAGCTGGGAGCGCCGGAACAGGCCGTCACGGAGATCGCGGTGCCCGCCCTGCGCCGCAGGCGGCTGGGGCGGAGCGCGTTCCGGACGGCCGGTCCGGCGGGCGGGCCGGGTCAGTCGAACGCGTACGCCTCGACCTCGGACAGGTAG
- a CDS encoding PfkB family carbohydrate kinase: MSNDNPVIDPLVGLRVPEDPACDVFLTGTVFLDIVFTGLDSAPVRGTESWARGMGSSPGGVANMATALARLGLRTSLAAAFGDDHYGEYCWDALEQGEGIDLSMSHTVPGWHSPVTVSMAYEGERTMVSHGHEAPPPAAAPGAEGRAFPHCPPRARAAVASLTPGRSEPWVATAAKNGAQIFADVGWDETGRWDLDALPDLAHCAAFLPNAEEAMRYTRRDTPRAAAHALAERVPLAVVTLGADGAYAVDAATGTTAEVPAIDVAALDPTGAGDVFVAGFVTGTLADWPLADRLAFAGLTAALSVQEFGGSLSAPGWAEIAAWWQQVRTFEAQDPVALERYAFLERLLPAAHRPWPLRRAVPTIGFRAP, from the coding sequence GTGAGCAACGACAATCCGGTCATCGACCCGTTGGTGGGGCTGCGGGTCCCCGAGGACCCCGCCTGCGACGTCTTCCTGACGGGCACGGTCTTCCTCGACATCGTCTTCACCGGGCTGGACAGCGCCCCCGTGCGCGGCACCGAGTCCTGGGCCAGGGGCATGGGATCCAGCCCCGGCGGGGTCGCCAACATGGCCACCGCCCTCGCCCGGCTCGGCCTGCGCACCTCGCTCGCCGCCGCCTTCGGCGACGACCACTACGGCGAGTACTGCTGGGACGCGCTCGAACAGGGCGAGGGCATCGACCTCTCCATGTCGCACACCGTCCCCGGCTGGCACTCGCCCGTCACCGTCTCCATGGCGTACGAGGGCGAGCGCACGATGGTCTCGCACGGCCACGAGGCCCCGCCCCCGGCCGCCGCCCCGGGTGCGGAGGGGCGGGCCTTCCCGCACTGCCCGCCGCGCGCCCGTGCGGCCGTCGCCTCGCTCACCCCCGGCCGCAGCGAGCCCTGGGTGGCGACGGCCGCCAAGAACGGCGCCCAGATCTTCGCCGACGTCGGCTGGGACGAGACGGGCCGCTGGGACCTGGACGCCCTGCCCGACCTCGCGCACTGCGCGGCTTTCCTCCCCAACGCCGAGGAGGCCATGCGCTACACCCGCCGGGACACCCCCCGCGCCGCCGCCCACGCGCTCGCCGAACGCGTCCCGCTCGCCGTGGTGACCCTCGGCGCGGACGGCGCCTACGCGGTGGACGCGGCGACCGGCACCACCGCAGAGGTCCCCGCCATCGACGTGGCCGCCCTCGACCCCACCGGAGCGGGAGACGTGTTCGTCGCCGGGTTCGTCACCGGCACCCTCGCCGACTGGCCGCTCGCCGACCGGCTCGCCTTCGCCGGTCTTACCGCCGCACTCTCGGTCCAGGAGTTCGGCGGCTCACTCTCCGCGCCCGGCTGGGCCGAGATCGCCGCCTGGTGGCAGCAGGTGCGCACCTTCGAGGCCCAGGACCCGGTCGCCCTGGAGCGGTACGCGTTCCTGGAACGCCTGCTGCCCGCGGCCCACCGCCCCTGGCCGCTGCGCCGGGCCGTTCCCACCATCGGCTTCCGGGCGCCCTGA